Below is a window of Solanum stenotomum isolate F172 chromosome 7, ASM1918654v1, whole genome shotgun sequence DNA.
AACCACAAGCCAAAGGTGCTTTTGTAGTTTGTAGTATTTTagtctttctcttctttctgtGTATTCAAGAATGAGCTCAAGGCAAGTGTTAAAGCAGATAATGATCCGGTTAAAGCCGCCTGCAGTAAGCACAGCGCCTGTCATAGAAATCATGgtgttatttttttcattacaaTTTAAAGCAATGCAATTAGTTTTTAGGTTGAGTCAAGAAATTACCTCTGCCTTACCAATGGAGATCACTTGCTCTTCAATGtcaaaaaaatttacatttagGTCTTTGAGAATGCCAAAAGTTGATGTAGAACACATAGGTTTGACTTCTAAATCGTCCGAAACGATAAACAAGGAAGGTGACTTTGTGAATCTGCCAAATTCTCTTGTATCACCACTTACATCCCTTGGATCTAGAAGTCTATAATCTGAAATTTCCACTAAAATTGGAAGCAACTCATTCTGGCATTTATGTTTTGGTGCAACACCAGGGTTGAGTAATCTGTTTTggtaagaagaaaaagaaaaccatTGTGACTCCAAATCCGCTACACTTTTATACAAGTTGTCTATGCATCCTAGTCCAGAAATCCCGTTTAGAGCTTTGATCACTGATCCAATAGGAAAAGTGAGGAAACTGAACAGAAAATCGACAAATGAATCCTTTGCTTCAGCATACAATATCTTGTTTCTAGACTTGCTTAATACTAGCTTCAGGTTTATTTTACTGGAGTCTACGGTTTGCAGGTCAGGGAACAGTTGAGAAATTCTTGGCTCAGTCATGATGATGTTGTCAACTATAGCTTGCTTGTTCATAAACACCTCAGTTAAAGGAGATTTTGAGATCAATGAACAAGCGAGCAGTCTTAATATCTGGACAAAGAAAACGAGGAAAATGCACGTGAGATAACTtcaaaaagaggaaaagaaaattcCCAATAGCATTAGATGTTGCAATTTATTCTTCCCCTTTCTATAGCATCAAACTGTTTTCTCATACCTTCTTATTCAAAGATTACCCTTCATCTGAAGGTGCTTTCACTATCATTTGATTCGGATatcttttaaatcaaaattttgcAATATGCATGCCTGTTGTTTTCAAATCGGTGGTACATATAATAATACAGAAAACACTCATTCTTAAACTGACATACCATGTTTCCACAATCTGCTGATCTAACTTttccaattttatcatttgCGGCTAGATGGAACAAGTACACCGTTGGCTATGTGAATCTTTATTGACTATGTTGTTCCATTAAACTTCATTTTAGTCCACTAACATATAATCTCTGATATGACTATACGACTACTAGAATTCATATAAATCCTTTGCTTTCATTGCATCCTATTTTTTTCTAGGTATACATGAATTCAGAGTTGATTTCTATGACTCAACTTAAAAGGAAGGTAAGACGGACATATCAAAACGGAAGGTATTGTTACTCAGTATTAGTTTAGTGACCATATGAGAAATCAACATCATGGATTCATTACTCTAGATTGCTTATTGAAAATATAGCAATTAATAATAGCAAAAAGCAAGATCCTTACCTCCTCCTTGCCAACTTCCACAAACATCTCCTTTATCTGGTTCATGTGATTGTAGCCAAGATCAGAAAACAATTGCACAAGAGAAATTGGAGAAC
It encodes the following:
- the LOC125869590 gene encoding uncharacterized protein LOC125869590, with the protein product MAANDQESRVPLKLLIDDKNKRVIAAEANKDFVDILFSFLTFPIGTIIRLTNNNQPMPKISTCMNNLYKSVENLSVSHLCTENCKSILLNPRNPCVEDCFKLKVKIDDSVSNKYFECSKCYNKSWFVNVKCYCGGKTGKEIFSEIKNPTNDYSGVFVRGGIKFIISDDLRVLPGSPISLVQLFSDLGYNHMNQIKEMFVEVGKEEILRLLACSLISKSPLTEVFMNKQAIVDNIIMTEPRISQLFPDLQTVDSSKINLKLVLSKSRNKILYAEAKDSFVDFLFSFLTFPIGSVIKALNGISGLGCIDNLYKSVADLESQWFSFSSYQNRLLNPGVAPKHKCQNELLPILVEISDYRLLDPRDVSGDTREFGRFTKSPSLFIVSDDLEVKPMCSTSTFGILKDLNVNFFDIEEQVISIGKAEALCLLQAALTGSLSALTLALSSFLNTQKEEKD